Proteins from one Capricornis sumatraensis isolate serow.1 chromosome 2, serow.2, whole genome shotgun sequence genomic window:
- the LOC138096625 gene encoding olfactory receptor 4F3/4F16/4F29-like: MLTKSMDGANQSVVSEFLFLGLTSSWEIQLLLFVFSSTFYVASMMGNSLIILTVTGDPHLHSPMYFLLANLSFIDLGVSSVTSPKMIYDLFRKRKVISFEGCIAQIFFIHVIGGVEMVLLIAMAFDRYVAICKPLHYLTIMSPRMCVFFIVAAWMIGLTHSMVQLAFVVKLPFCGPNVLDTFHCDLPRFIKLACIDTYQLESMIRANSGFISVGSFFILIISYIIIILTVQKLSSAGSSKALSTLSAHITVVVLFFGPLIFFYTWPSPSIPLDKFLAIFDAVLTPFLNPVIYTFRNQEMKVAMRRICRLLVSYRKISLVKLVL, from the coding sequence ATGCTAACAAAGTCCATGGATGGAGCAAATCAGTCTGTGGTATCAGAGTTTCTGTTCCTGGGACTCACCAGCTCCTGGGAAATACAACTTCTCCTCTTTGTGTTCTCCTCCACATTTTATGTGGCAAGCATGATGGGAAACTCCCTCATTATACTCACTGTGACTGGTGACCCTCACTTACACTCTCCCATGTACTTTCTGTTGGCCAACCTCTCCTTCATTGACCTAGGAGTTTCTTCTGTCACTTCTCCCAAGATGATATATGACCTTTTCAGGAAGCGTAAAGTCATTTCCTTTGAAGGCTGCATTGCTCAGATCTTCTTCATCCATGTCATCGGTGGGGTGGAGATGGTGCTGCTCATAGCCATGGCCTTTGACAGATATGTTGCCATATGTAAGCCTCTCCATTATCTGACCATCATGAGCCCAAGGATGTGTGTTTTCTTTATAGTGGCTGCCTGGATGATTGGCCTTACCCATTCAATGGTTCAACTAGCTTTTGTGGTAAAATTACCCTTCTGTGGCCCTAATGTGTTAGATACTTTTCACTGTGACCTTCCTCGGTTCATCAAACTTGCCTGCATAGACACATACCAACTAGAGTCCATGATCAGAGCCAACAGTGGATTCATCTCTGTTGGCTCCTTCTTCATTCTGATCATTTCCTACATTATCATCATTCTCACTGTTCAGAAACTGTCTTCAGCAGGTTCATCTAAGGCTCTGTCCACACTTTCAGCTCACATCACTGTAGTAGTCTTGTTCTTTGGTCCTTTGATATTTTTCTACACGTGGCCATCTCCCTCTATACCCCTGGATAAGTTTCTGGCCATCTTTGATGCAGTTCTCACTCCTTTCCTGAATCCAGTCATTTACACATTCAGGAATCAAGAAATGAAGGTGGCAATGAGGAGGATATGCAGACTGCTAGTGAGTTATAGAAAGATCTCTTTGGTGAAGCTTGTATTGTGA